The genomic segment TCAATTCGATGGGGCGCTTCGGTGTCCCGGCGCTTTCCTCGGCCCTGTTCAATGTCGGAATGATTATTGCCCCGATTTTTCTTTACAGCTATTTTGATGTTCCCATCTATACGATGGCCATCGGCGTCATTATCGGTGGAATAGGACAGATAGTATTCCAGCTTCCGTCGCTGGCGCGGATCGGATTCAAATTCAAGTTTTCTCTGAATTTCAAGGATGAGGGAATCCGCCGGATAGGCCGGCTTCTTTCCCCCATGGTTCTGGGATTGTCGGCCTCAAGAATCAATATCTTAATCAGCACCCTTCTGGCCTCACTGCTGGTGCAGGGGGCGATGTCTTATCTCAGCTATGCCTATCGCCTGATGCACTTTCCTCTGGGGGTTTTCGGGGTTGCTCTGGGAACGGTCGCTCTGCCGAAGATTTCCGAGGATGTCGCCCGCAATAATTTTGATCAACTTTTGAAGACATTCTACGAAGCGATTGGTTTATCGATGTTTCTGATCGTCCCTTCGGCCGTCTATCTGGCCGGTTTCGGAGAGGATTTGGTGCGCCTGATTTATCAACGGGGCGCCTTTGATGCCGAGGCGACGTTGCGAACCGCGCAATCGCTTCTTTATTATTCCATCGGGTTGGTCGGTTTTGCCGGTGTGAGAGTGGCCGCCCCGGTTTATTATGCTCTGGGGGATGCCAAACGGCCGATGTACTATTCCATTGTTTCGGTCCTCCTCAATATCATTTTCAATTTTGCCTTTATCTTTCTCTTCGGCGGATTATCTTCACCCAATGCTATCGCCGGTCTCGCGGCCGCAACATCGGTGGCCGGCCTGGCCAATTTCCTCCTGCTGATTGTCAACTTGAGAAAAATGGTCGGCGGTGTGAATTACACTTATTTGGTGGTTCATTTTATGAAAATTTCGGTCGGGGCGTTGCTGGCCCTTCTGGCCATACGATTCTTCAGAATTGACGCCATTATTCATGTCACCGGCCTGTGGACCAAAATCCTGGTCGTCTTCCTGCAGGTATCGGGAATGGCGGCCATCTACCTTCTGATTCTTCACCTGATGAAAGTGAGAGAAGTCGGCCGGCTGTTAGGTTTGTTGCGGAGAATAAGATGAGATTTTAGGGGGATGGGGGCCTTAATGGTCCGAAAAATTCCTGCCGTGGCGGCGCTGCTGGTGGTTGTCCTGAGCATCGCCGTGGCCGACAAATATGCACTGCCTCCGGGGCTCCTAATGATTATCCTTCTGGGGAGCCTTCTGCCGGCAATCTTGTTTTACTTGCGGAAAGCTTTTTGCCCTGCCGGTTTCTTTGCACTCCTCTGTATTGGCGCCTTCGCTGCTTTCAACCACACCAGCCAGGTCAAGACTTTCCCGTCCGGGCATGTTGTCTACTGTGTTGATAACGACCGGAAATATCAGGTCTTTGGCCGTGTCGATGATTGGCCAGAAACGAAAGACAATCGTACCAATCTTTGCATAAAAGTCGATTCCCTCCGGCTGGATAATTTTACCCGGAACAGTTCAGGACGCATCCTGGCCAATATCAGAGGTGAAACGACCCGATTCCAGTACGGCGATCAAATATCTTTTGAGGCGGAACTCCATTCAGTAAAAGGCGGCATGAATCCCTCGGGTTTCAATTACAGGCGCTATCTCAACTTGAGAGGGACTTTTGGAGTCGCCTACCTGTCGCTTCGCGACTCAATCTGGATCAAACCGGATGCCAGTCGCTTGGTGTCTAGAACTATTGAATCACTGCGGAGCGGCATCCTGAGTATTTTCAATAAGACTCTCGACCCTGAGGCCGCCGCTCTGGAATCCGGATTTCTCATCGGAGAAACCAGAAACATCTCCCCGAAAATCTATAGATTTTTTCGTGACAGCGGCACTCTGCACCTGCTCGCTGTTTCGGGGTCGAATGTGGCGCTGGTTGTGTTGTTTTTTTCATTTCTATTCAGAACGACCCTTCTTCGGAGGAGCCTTCGTACCTTCCTTCTAATCTTAATCATATTCATATTTTCCAACCTGGCTCATAATCAGCCTTCGGTTGTTCGGGCCGCCCTAATGGCTGCGCTTCTGCTTCTGGGGCAGTTTCTTCAGCGGCGTATTGAGTTTAATAATATAATTGCCTGTGCCGCCCTTCTCATTCTGCTGATCAATCCCGGGGCGCTGTTTGATATTGGCTTTCAGCTTTCATTTGTCACAGCCTGGGGATTGATAGTTTTTTTGCCGAGGCTGTCGGATTTGTGGGGCAAATGGATTAACCGGCGGTGGATTAAATATCTTGTCTGGCCCCCGCTCGTCTGTCTTGTGGCACAGCTTGTTTCAATGCCGCTCTCGGCCTTTTACTTTCACCGCTTGCCGTTGATTTCATTTGTTGCCAACATGGTGATCGTGCCTCTGGTGACAATCTGCACCATCGGCGGAGTCTTTCTTCTTGCCGCGGCATTTCTTCTCCCGCCGGCCGGGTTCCTGGCGGGTGCAGTACTCAACCAGATAATCTCTCTTACATCATCTTCTCTCCAATTGTTTGGTTCATTTGAGAGTATTCCCACCGGCAACTTCCCGATTTCCGGCTGGACCCTCTTAATTTATTATGCATTCATTCTGCTTCTGGCCGCAGCTCTCACTTCGCGCCGAGGACGCATGGCCCTAATTCTGTATCTGCCCGTTGTCGTAATTGTCTTTCTCCTGACTGGGATCGGCACGCAGAAGAAACTCGAGCGGTTCACGATTTTTTCCGTCTCCGGCGGCTTCATTATGGCACACCAATGCGAACATCCGCAGATCGTCTTTTCCCGACTGCCATTCCGGGGATATGATTATTCTGAAAAAGTAATTCTGCCGTTCATGTATAATACCGGGCTGAAAAGTGCTGATCTGGTGGCGCTTTCGGTGGGGTATCAGACGATAAGAGAGATATCGACGCTTCTCGGCCAGGGAGCGGCGAAGAAGATTTATCTTCCAGCAACCGCTCGCAATACTTTTTTGGATATCTGCAGCGCCGGCGGCATTGCCTATGACACCTTGGTTCTGGTCTTTACCGATTCTCTCTCATTCATCAATGATACGCTCAATAATTCTTCCCTCATCGAGAATAATATTCTGGTTTATGATATGGGGGTCTCGAGATTGATACTGCTGGGCGAGGAGCGCGGAATAAGTCGGGCGGCGGAGTTTCTCGAAGGTGGTCATGAGATAACTCTTGTTAAGCCAATGTTTTCGGAAGCGGACTTAAGATTTATAACTGACGCGAAATGTCCTGGTTTAAAGCACCTCATATTCAATAAAATGAGCAAGGAAGCCTTATTGCTTCATGGAGAATTGGAGAGCAAGTTCGGAGACTCGCTTTATCTTATTGAGACATCTAAGGTTGGAGCGGTGGAAATGCTTTATGAAAACGGGCGACTGAGGATCGCCGATTGACTCGAAAATTCACCCCCGGCGATTGTTAAGAATAATTTCTGTTTTCCCGATAAGATAAGAGAAGTATTAGAATTAGAATAATTTGCCAGAAAACCATTTTTAGAAGGCAAAGAAGCGAACGGATATGAGCTTAGCAGGGAATCTGAAAACCGTTTCCTTTCCGGACATTCTGCAGCTTCTGGCGACCGGTAAGAAAACCGGCGTCTTGCAGGTTTCGACAGCGGCTCGCCAGAAGGAAGTAGCTTTCCGTGATGGAAATATTATTTATGCCTCTTCCATCAATTCCACGGAAGATCTTTTGGGTAATCTTCTGCTACGCCGCGGCAAGATTTCCAAACCCGATCTGGAAAGAGCCATTGCCCTTCATAAACAGACAGGTCGGCAGCTCGGCACCACGCTCGTTGACATGAATCTTTTCGACAAAGATGAAATAGTCGAATGCCTGCGTCTGCAAATCGAAGAGATCGTTTATAACCTGTTCTCCTGGCAGGAAGGGGATTTCACTTTTGCGGAGAATACCGCTCCCAAAAAACTTCCCTTTGCCATCGAGTTGAACACCATGAATGTTATCATGGAGGGCACCCGCCGAATCGATGAGTGGGTGGAAATCCAGAAAGTCCTTCCCCCGGATGACATTTTGCTCAAACTCAATCCTTCACCCAAGACCAAGAAGGATGAGGTTTCCCTTACGGTAGAAGAGTTCCGAATTTTGACTCTCATCGATGGTCAGAAAACTCTGCCCGAGTTGATAAATGCCTCACCTATGGGTGAGTTTGTCACCTGTCGTTCCCTGTACAAATTGATCGTCTCCTGCCTGGTACAGGCGGCAGGGAAGGCGGTTCGCAAGGAAGAGGTCGAGGTGGAGAATGATGAAGATATCGTACTATCCATTCTTTTTGCGATGTATAATAATTGCTTCTACCGAATCCGCACCCTGATCGAAAATGTCGTGGGAGATCAGAATCCGATGTTCAATAAGTATCTCTCCGGTTTTCGCAACGGTTTTCTGGTCTATTTCCCCGGCTTCGACCCGGGCGTCGACCTGAATCCAACTTTCGACAAGTTTTACACCGAGATTACCAAAATACCGCAGGCGGTGAGAATGCATACGGTTATGTCGGCCCTGGAAAATATGCTGAGCAATCAACTGGAATACGTTTTCTATTTTCTCGGCCAGGGCATATATCGTCAGGCGGTGGGAAGCATAAAGAAAGAAATTTCCGAACCGCTGGCGTTGCGCCGCGAGTTAGTCAAGAAATATCAATTGGATGAGAATTTAATGAATACCGTAAAGAAAGCAGACAGAGTCGTCAAGCTGGTGAAAGGTGCTTCATGATAAGCAGATTCGTACAAAAAGGATTTATGGCCGTCATACTGGGGCTGGTCACATTTCAGCCGGCCAGCGCCGACTCCGGAGGAGGCGGATTCTTTTCGGCCGCTTCACTTTTTAATCTTGCCCTCCTGGCCTGTGCCGTAATCGGTCTCTTATGGGCAGTGCAGATTCTTTCCCTCGTCAAGGGAGGTCTGATGTCACGAAGCTGGCAGATGTTTCTTCTGGGGTTTGTGCTCTTATGCCTGGCTCAGGTCCTGATTATTTTTGACCGGGCGAAAATTGTTTCAATGCCGGATTATGTTTCCACTCTGCTTTACGTAGCAATGGCGGGGACCTGGCTGGCCGGTCTATATCAGACGCGGAAGGTGCTGAGTTAGATTTAATTATATTGACATAAGTATTGACAGCGGTTATAATTGCATAATAATGAAAAATGGCCCCAATTAATTCTTTGATGCTTAACGCCTTGGCAGCCATTATGGAGAAATATTTATGGCTAATATCGCTGAATTAGACGATAGAATAGCCAAATGCAATAAGATTCTCGAGGAGAATCCTAATTCCCAGATTTTTGCCGCTCTTGCGGAAGCCTATCGTAAGAAGGGGGAGGTAGATAAGGCCTTTCGTACCTGCCAGAATGGCCTACGGATTCATCCCGATTATGGCGCCGGTCATGTGGTGATGGCCAAAATTAATCTGGATAAAGGAATGTATGACTGGGCCGAAATGGAAGCCTTGCGGGGTATTGAACTGGAGGGGAGCAGCCATGCCGCGGACCTTCTTCTGGCGGAGATATACATATATAAGGGTGAATTCGCCCGGGCCACCCGGCTTCTCAATAAATTGAATATCGCCGACCCGCAAAATCAGAATGTCAAGAAGTTGATGGATATAGCCGCCAAGCTTCCCCTGGAATCAGCCGCGAGGATTGAGAATGCGGCAAAACAGGAACCGGCCTCGGTTTCGGACAAGACAATCAGGCTGAAACCGGTGGAAACGATTTCGATGAGTCAATTATTGGATATGTTGAGTGTGATTGCTGCAGTGGATGGCGTTCTTCTGATTAATCGTGACGGGCTGGTGGCGGAGGCCCGCTGGGATGAAGATGTGCCCCACGATCTCTATGGCGCGGTCGTCCGCGATATAGAGAGCACCATCCAATCGCAGATTGAAATTGCCAGATTCGGGAAATATGAAAATGTTCTGCTCGAGGCAGGCGACCTGATAATCAGTTTCCTGCCCCTCGGCGAAAGCCTTCTCTTGATAAAGGCCAATCGTCATATAAATCTGGGGACTTTGCGCCTGAAGTTGACTTCACTTCTGGGCCGTTTGGCTGTTGATACCATTTAGATGCAAGGGATATCATAATGATCACAGCAAATAAAAACAGTCGTTTGATTCTTTTGATATCGAGCCTGTTGATAGTGGTCCCGATGGTCATTTTCCCGGCCCAACTGGGAATGAATCTGACGACCGGTTCATTCATTTATTCCGCGCTGGAAATAGTCTACTATGGGGTGATTCTTTTCCTGCTTCGCCCCAGAACGACACTCCTGAAATTACTTGAGGGAGCCGGCCTGACTTTCCTTTATCGGATTGTTCTGGGAACCATTTTTGGAATTCTCATCGCATTGATGTACAGTATTGGCCTGACCGCGGCCCTGACTCTGGGAATCTCACGGTATCTTCCCGCCATTATCCTGCACGTTTTGGTGGCGCCTTTTGCCATGAAGCCGTTTTATGATGCCATCAGCGGCGATAACGCTCATGCTCGCAGGCCGTTTCCTCGGAGTTACCAGAAACCGCCGGCCGAAAAGGAAGAGAAATTGCGCCCCTATTTGCCGCGAACAGAGCAGAAGCCCGCGTTGAATGCTCACCCGGCCCAGGAGCCGCGTTTTGAGATGGGTCCGGTACATGACATGAACGGTTTTGAACGGGCCGTGAAATATCTGGGCGAGCATCATGCCGTGCTTCTGGCGACGGTGGTGGATAGAGAAGGACTGGCGATGGCCTCATTCAGACGAGGCGATGCCGATCCGGAAGAATGGGCTCCGCTGAGTCTTTTATTTCGACACTCTAATAAGAATATTCTGAAACGCACCAAAGAGGGGAAAAACCCTGACCGGGTGGACCTTGCCTTCGGCGCGCGTAAACTTACCATAATGCAAACATACAATTTCAACCTGCTGGTTCTGTCTAATCGGGATGAGGATGACCTTCTGGGCATCCGAATTACACAGGCCGCGGAGATAATCAGAAAATATGCATCCGAACGCTACGGCCATTTATTGCCGGCTAGCCCGGAGGAGAAATATGTATCAAATACTTGAAGAACTTAACAAGACCACCGGAATCACGGGGTCGATGATTGTTGGGAACGACGGCATTGTTATCGCGGCTGATCTGGACACCTCACTGGAAGAAGAAGCGGTAGGTGCGCTGGCCGCATCGATAACCAGCAACATCCAGAAATCTCTGGATCGTTTGCAGCAGACGCCGCTGGCGCAGGTGACGATAGAGGCGGCCACCGGCAAACTCTTTTTCTCCGATGCCGGAATCGGAATCCTGGTCGTTACAGCCGAAAGGGATGTCAATATCGGCCTTATCCGGCTGGAAATAAAAAATGCCATTGCCAAGATCGGCACCGGCACTGACAATTGAAGAATATTCAGACTTTGACTGAAGGGTAGCTATGGTCTCGATAAATTATGCAACGCGTGAAGTCACCTGCAAAATAGTCTACTACGGCCCGGGTCTGTCAGGGAAGACGACCAACCTGATTTATGTTCATAAGAAGGTGCCGCCGACGACTCGCGGAAAATTGATTTCGCTGGCAACGGAAGCCGACCGCACCCTTTACTTCGACTTCCTGCCGATCAATATCGGCGCAATAAACGGCTTTGCCGCCAAATTTCAGCTCTACACGGTTCCCGGCCAGGTGTACTATAATGCCACCAGAAAACTGGTGCTTCGGGGAACCGACGGGCTGGTATTTGTCGCCGACAGCCAGGCCGAGAAGATGGATGAGAATATTGAATCGCTGACCAATCTCAAAGAAAACCTTGAAGAATACGGATATGACCTGAAAGAGATTCCCATAGTGATTCAATATAACAAGCGCGACCTGCCGGGAATTCTCTCTGTAGCGGAGCTAGATGCCAAATTGAATTCGCTTGGATGGAAATCCTTTGAGGCTGAAGCGGTCTCGGGTAAAGGGGTTTTTGACACTTTGAAGATGATCATTAAGTTGGTTCTGGAAAAAGCCAAAACCAGCAGGAGTACATCCTCGCCGGCCAGGGAAAGCGCTCCGGTTGCGGAAAGGGCCGCGGAGGAAGGAGCGGTTGGGCCGGCTGCGGCCGCCTATGCGGCGTCCCCGACTGCTTCCGGGCCGATAATCGAGCCCTCTCCGGCGTCGGCTGGAGAACCGCCGCAGGTCAGGCAGCCGGTTTATGAAGCCGGCAAGAACGAGCCGGTTGACGAAGATGTGGAAACCTCGAATGAAGAGTCGGTAGAGTACAATACTCTGGATGAGGAGAGGATGGCGCAATCTGTCGGTCATCATGATGGGTTGTCGGAACCGTCGCCGTCGGATGATGTAACCTCGGTTGAGCAAACGATTCCAGTCTCGCCCGAAGAGAAGTCACAGCGGCCGTATCCCGGTTCGACAACCTCCCGCATTCTTCGCCGCGAGAGACGCATCACTGTATCCGACTTTCAGCCGGCCGCCCGTGAGGAAGAATCGATGGGTTTCAAGAGTCGAATGTCCGCTGAAGATAAGAGATTTGATATGGTTAATACTCCCGACCTGCCGACGCCTTCAATGGCGCCGTCGCAGCGGTTGATCAGGAAGAAACCCGGTTTCTTCAAGCGTCTGTTCGGGATTAAATAGATAAGGAGGTGCCGTCTGTGAACGATGACAGCTTGATCATATACGAAGAGGAAATCGAGAAAATCGATTCCATCCTGGCTCGGTTGTTGAAAGGGGCCGAAGCAAAATGCGCCTTAATGGTTGACAAAGACGGCCATTTGATTACTCGTCAGGGCTTTACACATTCTCTGGATACGACCGCTCTGGCGGCGCTCTTGGCCGGCTCCTTTGCTTCTACCAAGGAAATTGCCCGGCTGGTGGGGGAATCGGAGTTCTCGGTTCTTTTTCATCAGGGGAAAAAAGATCATATCCACATGTCTCTGGTAGGGGATCGCTCCATCATGGCGGTCATTTTCGATGATCGGACGACAATCGGTATGGTTCGTCTTTACGCCAAAGAGACAGCCGTAGAATTGGGCAGAATATTTGCATCCTTGAAGGCAAGAGCCCGTACCGAGGGGTCGGGTTTATCCGATGAATTCGCGGCTTCGGCCGGGAACAAATTGGACGATATCTTTCAGGACTAACCCTTTCTCCGGATATTCCGGTACTTACAAAGGGGGATATCCGTGTCTTGTTAAAGATTGTGAGTTGATTTAGATGTCTGCCGAACTTGGTGCCATACTTGTCAAAGCCGGCAAGATCACTCAGGAGCAGTTGGATCAGGCTCTGACTATAGTCAAGGATAAAAAGGGGAAATTCGAGCAGGTTCTGGTGTCCATCGGAGCGGTTGCCACCGAGGAGGAAATCACCACCTTTGTCGGCAAACAACTCAATATGGGCACGCTTCGTCTCTCGGACGTTGAGCTTAATCCCGAAATAGTCAAGCTGATTCCTCTCGATATAGCCCGTAAATTCAATGTCATTGCCGTCTCCAAGCTGGGTAAAAACCTCATTGTCGCCATTTCGGATCCCAATAATATCTATGTTCTCGATGCGGTGAAATTTATCACTGGCTGCTCCATTCAGCCGGTCATTTCTCCTGAAAAGGCGATTCAGAAGGCGATTGAAACATACTATCATGACGAGGGTGCTTTTTCTCAGATAGTCAAGGGACTAGAGGATGATTCCGGTCTGGAAGTAGTTTCTTCCGAGGAGGAAACGCCTTCCGAAGCGGATCTCCGTTCCGCGGTCCAGGACAAGCCGCTCGTCAAGCTGGTTGATTCGATTATCGCCGATGCGATTCGAATGGGGGCATCCGATATTCATTTTGAGACCTACGAAAAGCGAATCCGCGTACGGTTTCGCCATGACGGCGATCTCCGGGAAATGGCGCCTCTGCCCTATAAGTACCGGGCGGCTATTGTGTCGAGGTTGAAGGTCATGGCGGATCTCGATATTTCCGAAAGACGACTTCCCCAGGATGGTCGCATCAAGATCAAAATCGGCGAACGGACAGTCGACCTCCGTGTCTCGGTTCTTCCCACCATTTTCGGTGAAAAGGTGGTCATGCGTATTCTTGACCCAAAATCGCTGATGGTGGATATGACCAGGCTTGGATTCAGTCTTGAATCACTCAAGAGATTCGACCAAGCCATTCATCTGCCGTATGGGATCATTCTGGTGACCGGACCAACCGGCTCGGGTAAAACGACCACCCTTTATTCTGCTCTCAAGCAGATCAATACCATAGATGT from the Candidatus Zixiibacteriota bacterium genome contains:
- the murJ gene encoding murein biosynthesis integral membrane protein MurJ, whose protein sequence is MDISNQQSMASSAGRVSLATAISRILGLVREQVQAYFFGAGMATDCFVAAFRVPNLLRDLFAEGALSSAFIPVFKEKIIRRSREEAYRLANFTMSDLILITGAIVALGIIFTPAIIYVTAKGFLNEPGKFDLTVNLTRLMFVFLIMVSVSAVQMGILNSMGRFGVPALSSALFNVGMIIAPIFLYSYFDVPIYTMAIGVIIGGIGQIVFQLPSLARIGFKFKFSLNFKDEGIRRIGRLLSPMVLGLSASRINILISTLLASLLVQGAMSYLSYAYRLMHFPLGVFGVALGTVALPKISEDVARNNFDQLLKTFYEAIGLSMFLIVPSAVYLAGFGEDLVRLIYQRGAFDAEATLRTAQSLLYYSIGLVGFAGVRVAAPVYYALGDAKRPMYYSIVSVLLNIIFNFAFIFLFGGLSSPNAIAGLAAATSVAGLANFLLLIVNLRKMVGGVNYTYLVVHFMKISVGALLALLAIRFFRIDAIIHVTGLWTKILVVFLQVSGMAAIYLLILHLMKVREVGRLLGLLRRIR
- a CDS encoding ComEC/Rec2 family competence protein, whose product is MVRKIPAVAALLVVVLSIAVADKYALPPGLLMIILLGSLLPAILFYLRKAFCPAGFFALLCIGAFAAFNHTSQVKTFPSGHVVYCVDNDRKYQVFGRVDDWPETKDNRTNLCIKVDSLRLDNFTRNSSGRILANIRGETTRFQYGDQISFEAELHSVKGGMNPSGFNYRRYLNLRGTFGVAYLSLRDSIWIKPDASRLVSRTIESLRSGILSIFNKTLDPEAAALESGFLIGETRNISPKIYRFFRDSGTLHLLAVSGSNVALVVLFFSFLFRTTLLRRSLRTFLLILIIFIFSNLAHNQPSVVRAALMAALLLLGQFLQRRIEFNNIIACAALLILLINPGALFDIGFQLSFVTAWGLIVFLPRLSDLWGKWINRRWIKYLVWPPLVCLVAQLVSMPLSAFYFHRLPLISFVANMVIVPLVTICTIGGVFLLAAAFLLPPAGFLAGAVLNQIISLTSSSLQLFGSFESIPTGNFPISGWTLLIYYAFILLLAAALTSRRGRMALILYLPVVVIVFLLTGIGTQKKLERFTIFSVSGGFIMAHQCEHPQIVFSRLPFRGYDYSEKVILPFMYNTGLKSADLVALSVGYQTIREISTLLGQGAAKKIYLPATARNTFLDICSAGGIAYDTLVLVFTDSLSFINDTLNNSSLIENNILVYDMGVSRLILLGEERGISRAAEFLEGGHEITLVKPMFSEADLRFITDAKCPGLKHLIFNKMSKEALLLHGELESKFGDSLYLIETSKVGAVEMLYENGRLRIAD
- a CDS encoding DUF4388 domain-containing protein, which codes for MSLAGNLKTVSFPDILQLLATGKKTGVLQVSTAARQKEVAFRDGNIIYASSINSTEDLLGNLLLRRGKISKPDLERAIALHKQTGRQLGTTLVDMNLFDKDEIVECLRLQIEEIVYNLFSWQEGDFTFAENTAPKKLPFAIELNTMNVIMEGTRRIDEWVEIQKVLPPDDILLKLNPSPKTKKDEVSLTVEEFRILTLIDGQKTLPELINASPMGEFVTCRSLYKLIVSCLVQAAGKAVRKEEVEVENDEDIVLSILFAMYNNCFYRIRTLIENVVGDQNPMFNKYLSGFRNGFLVYFPGFDPGVDLNPTFDKFYTEITKIPQAVRMHTVMSALENMLSNQLEYVFYFLGQGIYRQAVGSIKKEISEPLALRRELVKKYQLDENLMNTVKKADRVVKLVKGAS
- a CDS encoding roadblock/LC7 domain-containing protein; this encodes MYQILEELNKTTGITGSMIVGNDGIVIAADLDTSLEEEAVGALAASITSNIQKSLDRLQQTPLAQVTIEAATGKLFFSDAGIGILVVTAERDVNIGLIRLEIKNAIAKIGTGTDN
- a CDS encoding roadblock/LC7 domain-containing protein translates to MNDDSLIIYEEEIEKIDSILARLLKGAEAKCALMVDKDGHLITRQGFTHSLDTTALAALLAGSFASTKEIARLVGESEFSVLFHQGKKDHIHMSLVGDRSIMAVIFDDRTTIGMVRLYAKETAVELGRIFASLKARARTEGSGLSDEFAASAGNKLDDIFQD
- the pilB gene encoding type IV-A pilus assembly ATPase PilB codes for the protein MSAELGAILVKAGKITQEQLDQALTIVKDKKGKFEQVLVSIGAVATEEEITTFVGKQLNMGTLRLSDVELNPEIVKLIPLDIARKFNVIAVSKLGKNLIVAISDPNNIYVLDAVKFITGCSIQPVISPEKAIQKAIETYYHDEGAFSQIVKGLEDDSGLEVVSSEEETPSEADLRSAVQDKPLVKLVDSIIADAIRMGASDIHFETYEKRIRVRFRHDGDLREMAPLPYKYRAAIVSRLKVMADLDISERRLPQDGRIKIKIGERTVDLRVSVLPTIFGEKVVMRILDPKSLMVDMTRLGFSLESLKRFDQAIHLPYGIILVTGPTGSGKTTTLYSALKQINTIDVNIMTAEDPVEFNFDGINQVLVRSDIGLTFAAALRSFLRQDPDIVMVGEIRDGETAEIAIRAALTGHLVFSTLHTNDAPSSINRLVDMGVPNYLVASATRLIMAQRMVRKVCATCREEHHLTDEQIAALNVPEFLSKDLKAFKGRGCNECGNTGQSGRTGIYEVMPVTPAIEQMILSSATDTEIREQAIKEGMLTLRMAAVEKMKTGIISVEEVFAITS